The Anaerotignum propionicum DSM 1682 sequence AGGGGCTTTTTTATTTTTACTTTACTTCAAATTGGTTGTCAACATCATCAAAATAAATTTTGTAATCTGTTGTACCTTCTTCAATTTCAAATGGGATTATACCACTTGTGTTTTTGCCTGCTTCAAGGCTACAGCTCCCAAGGGTTTCTCCTTCTGCTGGTAACAAATCAGAGCAAGACACCTTTTCGTTTTCAACTTCGATGTACACATAATTTGGATTGAAATCATAAGTTTCTTCTGTGTTGTTTTGCAGAGTTACATCGACAAGAAGCAGCTCTTTACCCTCTTTGAGTTCATCCCATTTATCCTCTTTTGTTGTAGTAGTGCCATTTAATGTGACTTGTATCGGTGAAGCAGCGGCATTGTCATCGTTAGCTACCTGTGAATCTTGTACGGGCTCCCCGTCTTTTGGTGTGTCTGAATTACTTCCACATCCAGATAAAGCCATTGCACAAACTAACATAACCATAGCAAATTTTTTCATTACATTTCCTCCCTTTGATTGACAATATATCCCATAAAGATATAATGGTATTAAGGGTTGGCTTCCATCAATCTTATCCCTCATGGTATTAGCGGTACTGTGGGGGATTTTTTATTTTCCTAATCGCAATTCTATCAACTTACGGTTTAATCCAAAAATCATAGACAGTTGGTCTATAGAACATGATTCGTATTCTCTCAATTCCTCGTCGGTAATCAATAGATTTACAGCAAATAAATTTGCTTCTCTTTCGGTTCTAGAACACAATAAGTATGTTTTATTCCTAATGAAATAACAATTTTGATTTCTATGTAGTATTGCATGTCCTAATTCATGCGCCATAACGAGCATCTTTTCTCTGTGTTCAAGGTTTTGATTTATAAAGATACATCGGTGATTTTTTATGAACAAATAACAGCCAGAGCATTTATTGAAGCTATCAAATAGCACTTCAATATTTAAAAATTCAGCAATTTCAAATGGATTAGAAGTCCCAAATTTTCTTTTGTAGTATTCAGCAACTTGTTTGACACTCTTCAATAATTAGCACCTACTTTTTGTCCTTGTTCTTATTAGGGTTATATTTTTCTTTATTTATCCGCTTAAGTCTTTTTAACATCACTTCGATACTTCCCAACACAAGGTCTATTTCAGCTTCGTCAATATTTTCTCCGTCAAAACTAGCGGGACCATCACTTTTGCTGGTTAATTTTTTTCTGATTGCTTCCATATCTTTTGCAATGTCTTTGTTGTCTCTATCGTTTAATGCATACTGTCCTATTTGTTGAGATTCTTCCTCATTTATTAAATAATCAACAGTTACATCAAGGTAGTTTGCTATGGTTAAAAGCCTGTCGGATGGAAACTTTCCCTCTTTTAATTTTCTAATGTAACCATTTGCAAACCCACAATCTCGTTCAAGTCGTGAGATTGGAATGTTTCTATCTTTGCATATTTTTTTTACTAATTCAACGGTGTTCATTGTTACCTCCCAAAGAATATAGAAATAAGTCTAAAAAAGAGCTTGACAAATGAGAGATAACTCCTTATACTAAAAACACAACTTAGACTTAAGTCTAAGTTTTAGGTTTTAGTTTTAGAGTAGTCTCTGTAATTGGTGGTACATTTATCTTAGACTATAATCTAAAAAAAGTCAATGTCATTTTAGGAATTTGTCTAAAGAGGGAGGTGTTTTTTTGCTAGAAAAAATTAGAGCTTGGTGTAAAGAAAATGACATACCTATATACGCACTTGAAAAAAAGTGCGGTTTAGGAAATGGAACTATTGGAGGTTGGGAGAAATCAACGCCAAGAGTTGACAGCTTAATAGCAGTGTCCAAGGTTACAGGGTTAAGTATTGATGAATTAATTGGACAAGCCACAACTAATAAAGAATAGGAGGGGTCTTTTTGGATGGCAAATACTACACTTATAAGGATATTATGGTTTGTCTAAAATGCAGTGAAAGCAAGGCATATATGATTATGCGTCAATTAAATGATGAACTTACAAAAAAAGGTTTTATGACTATGAGGGGACGCATTCCGAAGAAATACTTTGAGGAACGTTTCAATATATCCTAGTTAGCAGGACGAGCAATCTAAGGAGGGCAATATGAAATTAATAACTATAATTGACGGTACGCCGTCTGAAATTGCTGAATTTATGGACAAGCAATGCATGGAGGATGCATTAGTCCAACGTGACAAGGTTTCCTTTATCATACCGTATCGGTCGTATTCAGATATGTTGAAAGAAGCAGAGTTTTTGCAACAATCGAAAAAATATGAAGTGGGTGGTCAGCTATGACAACCATTTCTCCACCGATGCGCACAGGGTACCGCTATATTTGCTGTAGCCGTTGTGGTGAACGGTGGAACGTTGATTTAGAACGAGATACCAGTCGTGGGTATTATTGCCCTGACTGCGACCGTTTTAGGGACAAGCAGGACGCTGTAAAAAATAATAGAAACTACTCCGTGTATGCTTTCTTTGGAAAGTGGCACGGCATGAGACGACCAAGAAAGGAAGATTTAAAATGATTAAAGTTAATAAAGGTTCTGTAGATGTAGAGGGAAAATTAGGAGTGATTTGTACTGAACTGGCGTGTGCTATTACAGGAGTTTTTGAAACAATTGGTGAAATGGATGAGGAATTGGCTCAGTGCGTTGTAAGTGCAGCTATTGAGACGGGGATAGAGCTGGTTAAGGAAAATTACGGAGTTACTTTGTGCAAAAATATTGGCGATAGCATGGTTGTTAATATTCAGATGGTAAATAGTGCGTCCGCAGATGGTACAACCATTACAGATATTATGAAAGAGGTTGAAAGCTACCGCAAAAATAAACAAGGAGCTGATGCCGATGTACAACCTACAGAATGACCCTGTACATATTAACGCAGACAGGCGTAGAAATGAAAGTCGCATGAAGCGTGAACAGAAGAAAACCAGAAAGGCAAGAGCTTTGAAAGCTGTAGCAACTATAAAAATATTGTCTTTATGGTTATTCTGCTTCGTGGCTATCATAGCGTTCATTATTTTTATTGAATCTTTGTTGCAGTATAGAATCATCTTGAAATGGATTTTGATTTTTACGTTTACCTGTGTGCTGATACGTCAGATTGATGAAGCCACACAGAAAATAAAAAAGTCCCCAAGGAACGGCAATTCCAAAAGAGGACACAAATAAGTAAATCACTTAGATAATATCAGATTCATTGAAAATTGTCAAAGGGGGATTGTTGGATGAACAGGGAGCTACTTGAAGTTGTTGACCTCTGTGTACAGTGCTGCAACGAAAATAGCTTTTATGTTTCGTTTGAGTATAACGGCAAAATTAACCGATTTGAAGTGAGGATTTACGAAAGAAAGAACGGTTTATCAATGGTCTCAGCAACACAGAAAAGTCATTGGTTTATTTGTAGGGCAAACGATAACGAGAAATTAGCAGGAATCAAAAATTTTTTAGAAGAAATATTAAAAATGCTTTAGGGGTGAAAAAATGGCACGTCCTATAAAAAAAGGATTAATGTATTTTCCTTTTGACGTGGATTTTTTCTCAGATAAGAAGATTAAGGCTTTGAAGGTAAGATATAACGGTGATGGGGTAATGTTCTACCTGTATATGCTCACAGAGATATATAGAGAGGGATATTATATACGCTGGGATGAAGATAGCGAAGATAATGCAATGAATGACTTAAATCTCAGCGAAGGGTTTATAAAGCAAGTTATGGCATTCTTCTTTAGTAGGTCACTGCTCACAAGCATACTTGTTAATGGGGACACTGTCATAACTTCACCCGCAATACAGAGAAGGTATCAGGAGGCTTGCAAAGGCCTTAAAAGGCAGATTGATGTTAATTGTGAAATCTGGCTTTTGGGGACTGACGAGACAGCGTCCTTTATTAAGCTTACCCATAATGAGGATAAATCCAATAAAAACAGCCGTTTACCCGAGAAAAACCATAGTTTATCCGAGAAAAACCACACAAAAGAAATGAAAGGAAATGAAACAAAATTACATGATACAAAACAAAACGACGACAACAACGCTGTTGATGGAAGTGCTATTTTTAAAAAGAACTTTGGTTACTCGCCCACAGATGCAGAAAAAGAAAGATTGTCGTTGTTGTTGTCTCAGAATGATAGTGAAATCGTGGAATATGCTCTCTTTCAATCAGCAGAAAAAAACAAGAAAACATTGGCTTATGCTATGGGCGTATTAAAAAATTTAGCTAAAGAGGGCGTTACCAATATGGAACAGCTTGCAGAGTATCACATGCGAACGGGAAAAGTTTAAAAGTGTCTATGCGGAATATAGCTTGATTGGAGGTTATAAAATGAAAATTTATAGTGCTGATGCTAGAAAAGTAGATTATATGAATGTTGAGCAAAACCCGTACTTGGGTACAATTGATTTTGCGCCAGACCTGTATGAGGTTTTTAAACTTAATGGGAAGTATTACTCTCTGGGAATTGTGGCAGCTAATAAAGAATATGGTGCAGCCAATGAGCTAAGGCGATTCAATGTTGAAAAAGAGAAGTCCTATCATGAAAATGATATTACTTGTCCGATATGTGGGTACGTTGATTATGATAGTTGGGAAGAGGATGACGAAAATGAAGAATATCAATGCGGCAGATGTGGGGCTATTTTAGAGGTTACAAGAAATGTTCAAGTTACATATTCGGCGAAGGTGAAGGAATTGCCTAAAATTTGGGAGTAGGATAGGGGGAGTTACTTATGCAATTAAGTACAGCGGTGATGATTGTAAAAAATTTGGAAAATAAAAAATTTTCTGATGATGATAGGGTTGAAGCAATTACACAGGTTGTGGACATGCCCTCACATCATTCTGTTACAAAAGATGAGTTGTTAAAGGCGATGCGGTATTTGATTGATATATTTTATGAGGGGTGAAGAGTTGAACACTTACAAGATAACACTAAAGGGTTATGATGCAGACGGCCATTTTACATTGATTAATGCTGAAACGCCTAGCAAGGCAAAGTATGAGCATTTCAGAGAGCTGGCTGATTTATTTGAAGATTTTGGGCATTATCTTAGATTTGTAGAGAGTTGCAAGTGCCTGCGCAAAGCCCGAAAAGAAGATTATTACAAAAAGTCCGAAAGCTTTGAAGAAACCAAAAAATATAGGGGTGTTCCTCTTATTGATTATGGTACAACGGTAGAACTTGAGGGGAAAAGAGGTTTTATTGTCGGAGACAATCGCTCCTGCAATTTCGATGTGAAGTTTGAGGATGGAATTTTTAATTGCCATCCCCACTATCAAATGGTTTATTTTGATGATGCAGGGAAAGTTCTATATGATTTTAGGGTGGTGAAGTCATGAAGCGAACAATTAAAAACTGTAAACTGTCGAGAAGATTTGGAATCCCGAACAATTATGGTGGAAAATGTGAGGGTTTCGGGAAATCAAGCGAAGATGATGAACCTTGCGAAGAATGCAAAAGGTGTAAGTTGCATTATGATAATGCGGATTTGGGGGTTGTAGATTGAGAAAAAATAAAAGGCTTGAAAAAGCAGGGATTACAGCAGATAGGCACATGGAATTAAGGTACTTTTGCAAGCAGTATCCGCATAAAAAAGAAAAAATAAAAGAGTTGACCTATCTATCAGGGGTTAGATATAGTGATATGCCAAAGGGAACAGACAACGGCAATCCGACCGAAGAACGGGCAATGAGGTTAATTTCTCTTAAAAATGACATTGAAATCATAGAACAATCAGCGATAAAAGCAAGTGGTGATCTATATAGATTTGTTCTGAAATATGTCACAAAGGGCATTGAATATGCTTATCTAGATGCTCCTTGCGGGAGAAATTATTTTTATAGATTGGTTGAAAATTTTTACATAGTCCTTGATAAAAAGAAAATTTAGAAAAAAAGGGGAAAAGAAGTGCAGCTTTTATGATATCATGGTACTGTGAAAATATTGGTATTTCCAAGAACCGTCTTTAAGGCCTTAAAACCTTAAGGCGGTTTTTTTGATGGGAGGTGATTGATTATTGTAAGTGTTAGCCCGATAAAAAGTAAGGAAAAAGTAAAAAATATCTGCAAGTATCTGAAGCTTTCCAATGAAAGAAATTACATTCTTTTTGCCCTTGGCATTTATAGCGGTCTACGAATTAGTGACATTCTTTCTTTGAAAGTGAAGGACGTAAAAGGAAAAACACATTTTTTAGTGAAGGAGAAAAAAACAAAAAAAACACAAAAGTTATTGATTAATGATGAACTGAAAAAAGAATTGAAATGGTACTGCAAAGATAAGGAACCAGATGACTATTTGATTCGGAGCCGCCAAAGTGATAAGCTGGGAAAACAAAAACCAATCACTAGAGATATGGCACTAAAAATCATGAAAAAAATTGCAGACGATTTCGACGAAGATAATTTAGGCTGTCATTCCATGCGGAAAACTTTTGGCTATCATTATTACAAAGCAACCGGTGATATAGCTACGTTACAAAAGATTTATAATCACTCAACGCCCCGAGAAACGCTTATTTATTTGTGTATTGAGCAAGACGAAAAGGACGCAGCAGTTAAAAAATTTCGATATTAAAAATTTTAGACATATGCAAAACGAGTGATAGAAGAACTGAAAAAAAGAAAAGGGGGAAAAGGCTGTAAAAGCTGGGTTTTAGGTATTTTAATTAGCTATGCAGTATCGGTACTATGAATAAGTGAGAATATGAGAAATTTAATAATATTCATTGGTTTTAAAGGGTTCTGTGAAAACGGCCTTTTTGATATTTGGCAGAATGCCTTTAAAAATGGCAACTAAGTGCAAGTTTCTTTCCGTAGTGCCAAAATGAATATTGATGAATAAACGGGAAAGGGTGATTGAATGGATGATTTAAAAAACCAAGAAAGGAGATTTGTAGAGGAATATTTGTTTGACCTCAACGCAACACAGGCAGCCATAAGGGCAGGGTATTCCACAGTGAGTGCGCAGAGCATTGCTTGTAAGCTTATGAAGAAAACTAAGGTGAAGAATGCTATTGATATTGCAATGGCTGAACGGTCACGCAGGACGGGTGTGAGTCAAGATAGAATAATCACTGAGTTAGCAAGGATAGCTTTCATCAATCCAAGTGATTTTATGGATTTGAACAAAGCAAAAGTAAAAGAAACTTTTAGCCCTGATGATGCAGCAGCAGTGTCAGGCGTAAAGTATAAATCTTTTGAGACAGAGAGCGGAGGGGGGACAGAAAGAAATATAGAAATGCATAACAAAGTTAAAGCCTTGGAACTGCTTGGAAAGCATCTTGGAATGTTTAGAGAAAAGGTTGATATAAATACAGAGCCTATTGAGATTAAAGTTAATGGTGATTTTGATGATTGTTGATTTAAATATCAATGGTGCATATCTTCCGTATCTGGGAAACTATAAAAACCGTACCGAAGTGTATTATGGTGGTGCTGGTTCTGGTAAGTCTGTATTTGTGGCACAGAAAACTGCAATAAAGGCCTTAAGGGGGAAAAGAAAGATACTGGTCATACGAAAGGTTGCAAGAACTTTAAAAGATAGTTGTGTTGACCTCATGAAGCAGACGCTTAATGGCTTAGGGGTATGGGACAAATGCAAATTTAATAAAAGCACCTCTGATATTGAGCTACCAAATGGCAGCTTATTTTTATTTAAAGGAATGGACGATAGCGAAAAAATCAAGTCCATTACAGGCATTACGGATATATGGATTGAAGAAGCGACGGAAATAAGTATGGATGATTTCACCCAGCTTAATTTGCGTCTAAGAGCGCAAACCCCAAACCTTCAAATGTTCCTTTCCTTTAACCCAGTGTCAAAAGCTAACTGGTGCTATCAGCTTTTCTTTGCAAAGCCTACAGATGCCTTTGTGCTTAAAACAACTTATCTGGACAATAAATTTCTACCACAGGCCTATGTAGATAGCTTGGAGCATATGAAGGAAACAAATTACACCTACTATAAAATTTATGCTTTGGGTGAATTCTGTAGCCTTGATAAGCTTGTGTTCTCAAATTGGGAAGAGAAAGAGTTTGATGTTAATGAACTGATTGTCACAAAGCAATATACTACCCTTACAGGGTTAGACTTTGGTTTCACCAACGACCCTACAGCCTTGATTGTCAGCCTATGTGACACCAAGGCAAGAGAATTATATATCTTTGATGAATACGGAGATATAGGGCTTTTGAATCCTGATATAGCCAATATTATAAAAAGCTTGGGGTACAGCAAAAATATTATTATGGCAGATTGTGCAGAGCAAAAGAGTATTGAAGAAATACGCAGGGCGGGAGTACCGAAAATTAAAAAGTGTGCTAAGGGTAGTGATAGCGTGTTATTCGGTATTCAGCAATTACAGCAGTATAAAATATATGTCCATCCAAAGTGTACAGGGGTGATAACAGAGTTTCAAAATTACAGTTGGGAAAAAGACAGGAATACCAACGAATATGTTAATAAGCCTGTAGACAAATTCAATCACTACATTGATGCATTAAGGTATTCCATGCAGATTATTAAAGGGAAGATGGGAACATTACCAAAGGGGGCATTATAGTGTTCTATATTGACAAAGAAAGTGAAATGAATTTATCTCTAGCCAAATATTACATTGATAAATTCACAACGGGGCAACTTCCAAGGCTGAAACGGCTACAACAGTATTATAAGAATGATAATGATATTAATAGGCGTGTATTTGAGGATACCAGCAAGCCCAACAATAAAATATCCCATAGCTTTGGGGACTACGTTACAACTACCAATGTGGCTATGTTCTTAGGTTCTCCCGTCACTTATAACAGTGAGGATGAATTGGAGGATTTCAACAGTATCCTTGAAACAGCAGGGGAAGAAGATAGCAATATCAATCTTGCCACCAATTGCAGTATATACGGGTATGGGGTGCAGCTCACCTACCTTGATGAAGATGCCCAGATTAAATTTGCCGTGCTGGATAATAAGCAAACGGTTCTTGTGTACAGTGATGATATTTCATGCAAGCTTTTGTTCTGCATAAGGTTTTGGACTACGGTCACAAGGGACAACATTCAAAATGAGTACATAGAGATTTACAGTAGGGACAGCGTAAAAAGCTATAGAAACAGTGTTTTCACAGGAGAGCAGTTTCATGTGTTCGCCGATATTCCCGTTGTAGTGTACAAGAATAATGATGATTTGAAGGGGGACTTTGAAAAGGTAATCTCTCTCATTGATGCTTATGACATGCTGGAAAGTGACACAATCAATGAAAATGATTACTTCAACAATGCGTATCTATTTTTAAATACCGACAGCGTGGATACAGAGGATGTAAAAAGCATGAAAGAAAATCGTGTGCTTTACGGGGATGGCCTAAACCCATCTTTTATACTGAAAGACAGTCAGAACGCAGACAATGACATTGAAAAGAATCGCCTTGTCAGTGATATTCATAAACTAAGCTTTACCCCAGATATGAGTGATAATAATTTTGCTAACAATGTCTCAGGCGTAGCCATGAAATATAAGCTACTTGGAACTTTAAATAATATTGCCAATAAGCAACGGAAATTTAAAGTATCCATATTGGAAAGAAATAAGCTCATATACGGCATTATGGATATTAAGGGATTGAACGTACCCTCTTATGTGGACATTGTTTTTATAACCAGCTTACCAGAGAATGGTCTTGAGACAGCTCAAACAATTAATTTACTTAGAGGGCTGGTATCAGAAGAAACCCTTATTAGTCAGCTTCCTTTTGTGCAGGATGCCGCATGGGAGGTTGAACAGGCGAAAAAGAATAACAATATTCCAGATATTTATGGTGGTGATTTTAATGAGCACTGATTATTGGGGGAAACGACTAGCGGATAAAGCTTTTGATAGAAGCAGCGAAGAAATGCTTAAGGAGTTACGAAAGATATATAGAAGCCAATCTCAGGAGATACAAAACCGAGTTACAGGCCTTTATTTGAAAATGATAGAGGATGGAGGTATTTCCACAACAAACCTGTATGCCTATGGTCGTTATGCTGAACTTATGCGGGAGATTAATACCATTCTTCAAAGCTACGGCGAAAAAGAAATTGAGATTGTCAGTGGTGGCCTTGAATCGGCATATCGGGAAGCTTTCGGTAAAACAAGTGAAGCCTTTGGGCAGACTGTGAAATGGGGCTTACAGAATACTTATGTCATGGAAGAGGTTGTAAATGCAAATTTAAAGGGAGCCAACTTTTCAAAACGAATATGGAATAACCGCAATAGCCTGTTAAAGAATCTTGAAAAGAATATACAGGATGTTGTCGCAAGTGGGCAGAGCAAGGACAGTGCTATAAAGCATATCATGAGCATTGAAAAAGCTTCCTTCCGCAATGCCGACAGACTGGTCAGAACAGAAACCATGAGAGTGATTAACGATGGTCAAAAACAGTCCTTTAACGCCAATGGCTACACCCATGGTTATTATATTTACTCTGATGATGATAGGAATTGTGAGGAATGCGCAAGAATCAGCAAGGAGAGCCGTAAAAGCCCCCTGTTGCTGGAAACCATGGAAGCAGTACATCATCCGAATTGTAGATGTACCATAAGGCCTATCACACCAAAGAAAACATTTTTAGAGATTGCGAAAGAAAACGGAGAGTATGCAAGATATGAAGCAGCTCTCAAAAATAAAAAACATAATTAAGCATTTGCCGTGTAGCAGATGCTTTTTTATTGCCTTTTTCGGGTGTAGGCGTAAAAGAACAAACGGAAAATATCGGATACGGTTAAACAACGGAGACGAAAGGAGAAAATTAAATGAAAAGAAATATGTTTAGATTGAATTTGCAATATTTTGCTGCTGATTCGGGAACAGGCGAAGGTGGCGGAGCTGGTGAGGGGGAAGGACTTCACCAAGATGACGGAATAGGCAAGGACAGTTATACCAAGGATGAGGTTTTACAGCTTATTCAAAGTGAATCGGATAAGAGAGTTCAGCAAGCCTTAAAAACACAGCAAAAAAAGTATGAAAAGGAATTGAGCAAACAAAAAAGTCTAGTGGGACTTGATGAAGAAGCACGAGGGCAGGCTGAAAAAGACCAGCGTATTTCTGAATTGGAAGAAGAGCTTTCTAAATTTAGACTTTCTAACACCAAGGCAGAAATCAGCAAGGTTTTAAATAACAGGGGGCTGGATGCTAACCTTGTGGACTTTGTTGTAACAACGGACGATACAGAGGAATGCCTTGAAAAAATAGAAAGCCTGGATAAGATTTTCAAGGCCATGCTGAAAAAGGAAGTTGATGCAAGACTTAAATCAGGAGCCACTACCCCTAAAAGCTCAACGGCTGGGCTTGACGGTAGCATTACGAGGGAACAATTCTCTAAGATGCCACTAACCGAACAGGCCGAAGTAGCGAAAAACAACAGACAACTTTATGACGAATTAACCAAGAGATAAGAAAGGATGATGAATAATGGCTATGACAGGCTATGAAAGTTTTGTAATTGAAAATAAAATGACCGATTTGGTAAATACAAAGGTGGATGCCCGTTCCCTTATGACAATGGACTATTCCCTTGCTGAAAGTGCAGGATTAAAGAAAATTGTAAACAAATATACCTACACTGGTGCAGTGGAAAAGCTTGCTAAAGGTGAAAAAAATACTACTACCGGTGGTGTTGCCTTCACGCCTACTGAATATACGGTAGAAAGATACCAGCAGACCTTTGAATATAACGATATGGATATCATGAAAGACCCTTATGTATTGGACGTTGCCACAAGTGGAGCTGCCACTATTATGGCAAATGAAATTAAGGCGGAATACTTTGCGGAGCTGGAAAAAATCACAAATGAATTTGAGTACACAGTTTTTGATTATGCCGC is a genomic window containing:
- a CDS encoding transcriptional regulator; protein product: MDGKYYTYKDIMVCLKCSESKAYMIMRQLNDELTKKGFMTMRGRIPKKYFEERFNIS
- a CDS encoding PBSX family phage terminase large subunit, producing the protein MIVDLNINGAYLPYLGNYKNRTEVYYGGAGSGKSVFVAQKTAIKALRGKRKILVIRKVARTLKDSCVDLMKQTLNGLGVWDKCKFNKSTSDIELPNGSLFLFKGMDDSEKIKSITGITDIWIEEATEISMDDFTQLNLRLRAQTPNLQMFLSFNPVSKANWCYQLFFAKPTDAFVLKTTYLDNKFLPQAYVDSLEHMKETNYTYYKIYALGEFCSLDKLVFSNWEEKEFDVNELIVTKQYTTLTGLDFGFTNDPTALIVSLCDTKARELYIFDEYGDIGLLNPDIANIIKSLGYSKNIIMADCAEQKSIEEIRRAGVPKIKKCAKGSDSVLFGIQQLQQYKIYVHPKCTGVITEFQNYSWEKDRNTNEYVNKPVDKFNHYIDALRYSMQIIKGKMGTLPKGAL
- a CDS encoding DUF4355 domain-containing protein, whose translation is MKRNMFRLNLQYFAADSGTGEGGGAGEGEGLHQDDGIGKDSYTKDEVLQLIQSESDKRVQQALKTQQKKYEKELSKQKSLVGLDEEARGQAEKDQRISELEEELSKFRLSNTKAEISKVLNNRGLDANLVDFVVTTDDTEECLEKIESLDKIFKAMLKKEVDARLKSGATTPKSSTAGLDGSITREQFSKMPLTEQAEVAKNNRQLYDELTKR
- a CDS encoding ImmA/IrrE family metallo-endopeptidase encodes the protein MKSVKQVAEYYKRKFGTSNPFEIAEFLNIEVLFDSFNKCSGCYLFIKNHRCIFINQNLEHREKMLVMAHELGHAILHRNQNCYFIRNKTYLLCSRTEREANLFAVNLLITDEELREYESCSIDQLSMIFGLNRKLIELRLGK
- a CDS encoding helix-turn-helix domain-containing protein; this encodes MNTVELVKKICKDRNIPISRLERDCGFANGYIRKLKEGKFPSDRLLTIANYLDVTVDYLINEEESQQIGQYALNDRDNKDIAKDMEAIRKKLTSKSDGPASFDGENIDEAEIDLVLGSIEVMLKRLKRINKEKYNPNKNKDKK
- a CDS encoding DUF4352 domain-containing protein, with the translated sequence MKKFAMVMLVCAMALSGCGSNSDTPKDGEPVQDSQVANDDNAAASPIQVTLNGTTTTKEDKWDELKEGKELLLVDVTLQNNTEETYDFNPNYVYIEVENEKVSCSDLLPAEGETLGSCSLEAGKNTSGIIPFEIEEGTTDYKIYFDDVDNQFEVK
- a CDS encoding TFIIB-type zinc ribbon-containing protein — encoded protein: MKIYSADARKVDYMNVEQNPYLGTIDFAPDLYEVFKLNGKYYSLGIVAANKEYGAANELRRFNVEKEKSYHENDITCPICGYVDYDSWEEDDENEEYQCGRCGAILEVTRNVQVTYSAKVKELPKIWE
- a CDS encoding phage minor head protein, encoding MSTDYWGKRLADKAFDRSSEEMLKELRKIYRSQSQEIQNRVTGLYLKMIEDGGISTTNLYAYGRYAELMREINTILQSYGEKEIEIVSGGLESAYREAFGKTSEAFGQTVKWGLQNTYVMEEVVNANLKGANFSKRIWNNRNSLLKNLEKNIQDVVASGQSKDSAIKHIMSIEKASFRNADRLVRTETMRVINDGQKQSFNANGYTHGYYIYSDDDRNCEECARISKESRKSPLLLETMEAVHHPNCRCTIRPITPKKTFLEIAKENGEYARYEAALKNKKHN
- a CDS encoding helix-turn-helix domain-containing protein → MLEKIRAWCKENDIPIYALEKKCGLGNGTIGGWEKSTPRVDSLIAVSKVTGLSIDELIGQATTNKE
- a CDS encoding terminase small subunit, with product MDDLKNQERRFVEEYLFDLNATQAAIRAGYSTVSAQSIACKLMKKTKVKNAIDIAMAERSRRTGVSQDRIITELARIAFINPSDFMDLNKAKVKETFSPDDAAAVSGVKYKSFETESGGGTERNIEMHNKVKALELLGKHLGMFREKVDINTEPIEIKVNGDFDDC
- a CDS encoding Lin1244/Lin1753 domain-containing protein, whose amino-acid sequence is MARPIKKGLMYFPFDVDFFSDKKIKALKVRYNGDGVMFYLYMLTEIYREGYYIRWDEDSEDNAMNDLNLSEGFIKQVMAFFFSRSLLTSILVNGDTVITSPAIQRRYQEACKGLKRQIDVNCEIWLLGTDETASFIKLTHNEDKSNKNSRLPEKNHSLSEKNHTKEMKGNETKLHDTKQNDDNNAVDGSAIFKKNFGYSPTDAEKERLSLLLSQNDSEIVEYALFQSAEKNKKTLAYAMGVLKNLAKEGVTNMEQLAEYHMRTGKV
- a CDS encoding tyrosine-type recombinase/integrase — its product is MIIVSVSPIKSKEKVKNICKYLKLSNERNYILFALGIYSGLRISDILSLKVKDVKGKTHFLVKEKKTKKTQKLLINDELKKELKWYCKDKEPDDYLIRSRQSDKLGKQKPITRDMALKIMKKIADDFDEDNLGCHSMRKTFGYHYYKATGDIATLQKIYNHSTPRETLIYLCIEQDEKDAAVKKFRY
- a CDS encoding phage portal protein, which encodes MFYIDKESEMNLSLAKYYIDKFTTGQLPRLKRLQQYYKNDNDINRRVFEDTSKPNNKISHSFGDYVTTTNVAMFLGSPVTYNSEDELEDFNSILETAGEEDSNINLATNCSIYGYGVQLTYLDEDAQIKFAVLDNKQTVLVYSDDISCKLLFCIRFWTTVTRDNIQNEYIEIYSRDSVKSYRNSVFTGEQFHVFADIPVVVYKNNDDLKGDFEKVISLIDAYDMLESDTINENDYFNNAYLFLNTDSVDTEDVKSMKENRVLYGDGLNPSFILKDSQNADNDIEKNRLVSDIHKLSFTPDMSDNNFANNVSGVAMKYKLLGTLNNIANKQRKFKVSILERNKLIYGIMDIKGLNVPSYVDIVFITSLPENGLETAQTINLLRGLVSEETLISQLPFVQDAAWEVEQAKKNNNIPDIYGGDFNEH